The following are encoded together in the Pedobacter steynii genome:
- a CDS encoding HipA domain-containing protein, with product MEESLYHKKCCKKFFGYDTLPELILNNDLLAKLAKETVNKRISLTGVQPKLSIDVENIAGTKRLTIVGLWGKYILKPQNGEIAQMPEAEDLTMHLANLFGIKTCDHCLIPTSNGDLVYLAKRFDRVDNIKIHLEDFCQLGEFQTEQKYDSSYERCGKLITTHCTNSRLDVINYFELLLFSFLSGNNDMHMKNFSIMHLDQGIVLSPAYDLINSHLIYPKDKEDMALLLNGRKSKIKLKDFQMLSGVLGIREKVFDRILKKFNSATDKVFHLIDHSFLSESYKETYKMIWENRLKRLE from the coding sequence TTGGAGGAAAGCCTTTATCATAAGAAATGTTGTAAGAAATTTTTCGGTTATGACACATTACCTGAATTAATACTTAATAATGACCTTTTAGCAAAGCTGGCAAAAGAAACCGTTAACAAAAGAATTTCTCTTACAGGCGTTCAACCCAAGTTATCTATTGATGTAGAAAATATTGCGGGAACCAAAAGACTAACCATTGTTGGACTATGGGGAAAATATATCCTTAAGCCACAAAATGGAGAGATTGCTCAAATGCCGGAAGCTGAAGACTTAACCATGCATTTGGCAAATCTATTTGGAATTAAAACCTGTGATCATTGTCTAATCCCCACCTCAAACGGAGATTTGGTCTATTTAGCAAAGAGATTTGATAGAGTCGACAATATTAAAATACACCTGGAAGATTTTTGCCAGCTCGGAGAGTTTCAAACAGAACAAAAGTATGACAGCTCTTACGAAAGATGTGGGAAATTGATTACAACTCATTGTACAAACAGCAGATTAGATGTTATAAACTACTTTGAATTACTCTTATTCTCCTTTCTTTCCGGGAACAATGATATGCATATGAAGAATTTCTCGATAATGCATCTCGATCAGGGAATTGTATTGTCGCCGGCGTATGATTTAATAAACAGTCATCTGATCTATCCGAAAGATAAAGAAGACATGGCGCTTTTATTAAATGGCCGGAAATCAAAAATCAAACTTAAAGATTTTCAAATGCTTTCGGGAGTTCTGGGAATAAGAGAAAAAGTCTTTGACAGGATATTGAAGAAGTTCAATTCAGCTACTGATAAAGTTTTCCATCTTATAGACCACTCATTTTTATCTGAATCTTATAAAGAAACCTATAAAATGATTTGGGAAAACAGATTAAAAAGGCTGGAATAA
- a CDS encoding HipA N-terminal domain-containing protein, whose translation MYRDQLAGYLEKYDEGYRFTYENEYLSGNNPRPVSLTLPLSEYAYTSRVLFSFFDGLIPEGWLLNIARQEWHLKGTDRFELLITLCRDTIGAVTVFPVEEADHG comes from the coding sequence ATGTATAGAGATCAGCTTGCAGGTTATCTGGAAAAGTATGACGAGGGTTATCGGTTTACTTATGAAAATGAATACCTGTCAGGCAATAATCCAAGACCGGTTAGCCTTACGCTACCACTTTCCGAATACGCATACACGAGTCGCGTTTTATTTTCTTTCTTTGACGGTTTAATACCAGAAGGTTGGCTCTTAAACATCGCACGACAAGAGTGGCATCTTAAAGGAACAGATCGTTTTGAACTGCTGATTACTTTATGTAGGGATACCATTGGTGCGGTTACCGTATTCCCAGTAGAGGAGGCAGACCATGGCTAA
- a CDS encoding type II toxin-antitoxin system Y4mF family antitoxin, translating into MNSIVLFVKERRKTLKLSQEELAFKAGVGLRFLRELERGKTTLRLDKVNQVLELFGKQVGVIDLSRE; encoded by the coding sequence ATGAACTCAATTGTATTATTTGTAAAAGAAAGAAGAAAGACATTAAAATTGTCTCAGGAAGAATTAGCATTTAAAGCAGGTGTAGGCCTACGCTTTCTACGGGAATTGGAAAGAGGCAAAACAACCTTACGTTTGGATAAAGTAAATCAAGTACTGGAATTATTCGGAAAGCAGGTTGGAGTAATTGATTTAAGCAGGGAATAG
- a CDS encoding alpha-L-fucosidase: MKHKSGILLFMLLLWSNFSFSQHDPKALKAWQDQKYTMFIHYGIYSVLGGVWEGKPVSKGLSEQIQAHAGIYSDTYAKVAKRFNPEKWNPDSIVSLAKKAGMRSIVITSKHHDGFCMFKTNTTDFNVVDATPYKRDVLKELSEACKRGGLRFGLYFSLIDWHYPQASPISSSNSDYITPEHVEYNKKQITELLSNYGPVSELWFDMGSQSASESKELRDLVHRLQPDCMIGSRIGNDMGDFNVMGDNQEPDYTIGVPWQSPASFFDETWSYRSWQDRGSEEEKTKEKLTSLIRVVSRGGNFLLNIGPKGDGSVVDFERDVLLKIGKWLNKNGEAIYAADPDPFHITFKWGSLTSKTNKIYLHLLETPENGQITLPGLQGKIKSVAVLGEAKQKITFSQDQSGVKINVPAGLDVHKEFKVIAITFVNGYQVPPANIVALNKEEIVLNSPNAFKHYSNSGIDYNTRYQSTVKESWTLKAIESGKYIPRIYYSDQEKNKIIDLELNGKVSVVSFSDGTAAELPQSGELNWGTIYLSGPSGSGIDGFPGDIRSVNPEQSWGRNGNQSWTKKAEWKNNELYTLPAETETAVYVMQEINSTADQTYLAGITSTDGVIVTLNGEILAKHNNPFKGAKLTDVILLPLKKGKNQLLVKYFNGYKKDITLGISNNLKQQVYYKDLPELTMEKGKYYPFSWQLNRPLSPHTTLGLSNVSLKIHRK; this comes from the coding sequence ATGAAACATAAATCAGGCATTCTGCTATTTATGCTCCTGCTTTGGAGCAATTTTAGTTTTTCACAACATGACCCCAAGGCTTTAAAAGCATGGCAGGATCAGAAATATACAATGTTCATCCACTATGGGATTTATTCCGTATTGGGTGGAGTGTGGGAGGGAAAGCCGGTAAGCAAGGGTTTAAGTGAGCAGATTCAGGCTCATGCAGGAATCTATAGTGATACCTATGCTAAAGTCGCTAAAAGGTTTAATCCGGAAAAGTGGAATCCTGATTCTATTGTTTCACTGGCAAAGAAAGCTGGAATGCGGTCGATCGTGATCACTTCCAAACACCATGATGGCTTTTGCATGTTTAAAACCAATACGACCGATTTTAACGTTGTGGATGCGACTCCCTATAAAAGAGACGTATTAAAAGAACTTTCTGAAGCGTGTAAGCGTGGTGGATTGCGTTTCGGATTATACTTTTCATTGATCGACTGGCATTATCCGCAAGCTTCACCAATTTCCAGCAGCAACTCAGATTATATTACTCCGGAGCATGTGGAATACAATAAAAAACAGATTACAGAATTGCTGAGCAATTATGGCCCGGTATCGGAATTGTGGTTCGATATGGGTTCTCAGAGTGCATCAGAAAGTAAAGAACTGAGAGATCTGGTTCACCGTCTTCAGCCCGATTGTATGATCGGTAGTCGCATTGGAAATGATATGGGAGATTTCAATGTGATGGGAGATAACCAGGAACCAGATTATACGATTGGAGTGCCATGGCAGTCTCCTGCCTCTTTCTTTGATGAAACCTGGAGCTATCGTTCCTGGCAGGATCGCGGAAGCGAAGAAGAGAAAACAAAGGAAAAGCTAACCAGTCTGATCCGTGTAGTGAGCAGAGGAGGGAACTTTCTGTTGAATATTGGGCCGAAAGGGGATGGTAGTGTTGTAGATTTCGAAAGGGATGTGCTATTGAAAATAGGGAAATGGCTGAACAAAAACGGAGAAGCAATTTATGCGGCAGATCCTGACCCTTTCCACATTACTTTTAAATGGGGCAGTTTAACAAGTAAAACCAATAAAATCTATTTGCACCTGCTGGAGACGCCTGAAAACGGACAGATTACTTTGCCCGGGCTTCAAGGGAAAATTAAAAGCGTAGCCGTACTTGGAGAAGCCAAACAAAAAATAACGTTCTCGCAGGATCAATCAGGTGTGAAGATCAATGTTCCTGCAGGTCTTGATGTCCATAAAGAATTTAAAGTAATTGCCATCACCTTTGTGAATGGATATCAGGTTCCACCCGCAAATATTGTTGCACTGAACAAGGAAGAAATCGTTCTTAATTCTCCTAATGCTTTTAAGCATTACAGCAATTCCGGAATTGATTACAATACCAGATATCAAAGTACGGTTAAAGAATCCTGGACCTTAAAAGCCATAGAATCCGGAAAGTACATCCCGAGAATCTATTACTCAGATCAGGAAAAAAATAAAATTATAGACCTGGAGCTGAATGGGAAAGTTTCCGTAGTTTCTTTCTCTGATGGGACGGCAGCAGAACTTCCGCAGTCCGGAGAACTCAACTGGGGAACGATATATCTTTCAGGCCCTTCAGGTTCCGGAATAGATGGTTTCCCTGGAGACATCCGCTCTGTAAATCCGGAGCAGTCCTGGGGCAGAAATGGAAATCAGTCCTGGACGAAAAAAGCGGAATGGAAAAATAATGAACTGTATACACTGCCTGCGGAAACAGAGACTGCAGTTTATGTGATGCAGGAAATCAACTCCACAGCAGATCAGACCTATCTTGCGGGAATCACCAGTACGGATGGGGTAATCGTCACGCTGAACGGGGAAATTCTGGCTAAGCACAATAATCCTTTTAAAGGGGCTAAATTGACCGATGTCATCCTGTTACCCTTGAAAAAAGGTAAGAACCAATTGCTGGTTAAATACTTCAATGGATACAAAAAAGACATCACCCTGGGAATCAGCAACAACTTAAAACAGCAGGTATATTACAAGGAC